In the genome of Streptomyces sp. Q6, the window ACTGGAGCTCCAACAGCGCGGCCAGGCCGTGCACTTCGGGCTCCTTGGGCATCAGCGACTGGAGGACGCGGGCCAGGCGCAGGGCGTCCTCGCACAGCCCCGGGCGCAGGTAGTCGTCGCCCGCCGTGGCCGCGTACCCCTCGTTGAAGATGAGGTAGATGACCTCCAGGACCGAGCCGAGCCGGGCCTCGCGGTCGGGGCCGTACGGGACCTCGAAGGCGACGTTCCTGGTGGCCAGGGTGCGCTTCGCGCGGACGATGCGCTGGGCGACCGTCGCCTCGGGGGCGAGGACCGCGCGGGCGATCTCGGCGGTGGTCAGGCCGCCGAGCAGGCGCAGCGTGAGCGCGACGCGGGCCTCGGCGGACAGCACGGGGTGGCAGCTCATGAAGACGAGCCGCAGGAGGTCGTCGTCGATGTCGTCGGGGTCGGTGGCGACGCCCACCTCCTCGTACGCGAACTCCGTGGCCCGGCCGACCTCTTCGAGCTTGCGGGCGTAGTTCTCGCGGCGCCGCACGAGGTCGACGGCGCGGTGCTTGGCGGTGGCCGTGAGCCAGGCGCCCGGGTTGTCGGGGACGCCGGACCCGGGCCACTTCTCCAGCGCGGCGACCAGCGCGTCCTGCGCCAGGTCCTCCGCGATGCCGACGTCCCGCACGATGCGGGTGACGGCGGCGATGACGCGGGGCGCCTCCATGCGGAAGACGGTCTCGACGGTGCTGTGGGCCGTGGCATTGTGTCGCTCTGTCACGACCCACCATCAGACACCGCTTCCGGCCGGAGTCCAAGGTTCGGCGTCCGTCAGCCCTCGGCGATCTCCCGGACCTCGGAGGTGACCGTCCAGTGGTCCTCGTGGACCTTCAGGAACCGCTTGGTCCACTCCAGGACCTCGGCCTCGTCCTTGGCCTGGAGGATCGCGTAACCGCCGATGACCTCCTTGGACTCGGTGAACGGGCCGTCGGTGACGGTGATCTCGCCCTTCTCGTAGCGCACGCGCTTGCCCTGCGAGGTCGGGGTGAGGCCCGCCGTGTCGAGCAGCACGCCGGCCTTGGTCATCTCCTCGATGAGCGCGCCCATGCGCTGCATGAGTTCGTCACTGGGGCCCTCGGCGGGGGCGTTGTTCTCGTCGATGCGAACCATCGTCAGGTAGCGCGGCATGGTGTTCTCCTCGGTGAACCGGATCGGTGAGCGAGCGGCCGTGGCGGCCTCTCACCCCTGCGTCGAACGGGAGACGGCCGGATCGACACGGTCGCCGGAATTTCTCGAAGAAATTCTTACGGTGCCCTCATCCGCCGCGTGCCAGGGTCGCTGCCCATGCCGTTCGACCACAACGACCACTACCACCGCCTCCTCCTGCGCCACCTGCCCGCGCACGGCCGCACCGCGCTCGACGTCGGCTGCGGAACGGGCCGTTTCGCGCGGCGGCTGGTGGCGCGCGGCTACCGGGTCGACGCGCTCGACCGGGACCCGGCGACGCTCGCGGCGGCGGAGGCGACGGGCGGCGGCCCCCGCTACCGCCTCGCGGACGCGTCCCGGGCCGAGCTGCCGCCCGCCCACTACGACGTCATCAGCTGCCTGGCCTCCCTGCACCACATGCCGTTCACCACGCTCACCCGCCTGCGCGCGGCCCTCGCGCCGGGCGGCCGGCTCCTCGTCCTCGGCTGCTACGCCGGCGCCACCGCGTGGGACATCGCCGCGATCCCGGCGAACGCGGGGACGCGCCTCGCGGTGTACGGCGTCGAGCGCGCCCGGGCCTGCCCCCGCCCCGCGCGGGGCGCCGGTCAGGGAACCGGGGATGACGCTGCCCGAGGTGCGGACGGAGGCGGCACGGCTCCTGCCCGGCAGCGAGGTGCGCCGCCTCCTCCACTGGCGCTTCCTGTTGACGTACGTGGCGCCGAAGTACCCCGCACCTCTGGTGAATTGACCTGCGAATTTCCTAAGGTGCGCCCATGGCCGCACCCTCACGGGGATCCCTCCGCCGACCCCTGCGCAAGACGTTCCGCGCCCTCGACATCGGGGACGGCGGTGACGGCCGGTGGGCCGCCCACGTACGGCCGATGTGGCCCCGGGCCGAGACCTGGCTGACCGAGGAAGGGCGGACCCCAAAGGGCGCCGCGCGCGCCCGGACACTGTTCGAGACGCACCTGCCGGAGCTGGTCCCGGTCCTCGACCGGCTCGCGCCGCAACTGGAGCGGCCGGGCGCCGACACGGTCCTCACGCTCGCGGCGGCCCGCGCGTTCTTCGCGGGCTGCACCCAGTCCGGCGCCCCCGGCACCCTCGTACGCAACTACGACTTCACGCCCGACGACTGCGAGGGCACCGTCGTCCGCTCGCACTTCCTGCGCCCCGTGATCGGCATGCAGGAGGCGGGCTGGGGCCTGCTCGACGGCATGAACGACGCGGGGCTCGCCGTCTCCCTCACCTTCGGCGGGCGGCTGGTGCACGGCCCCGGCTTCGCGTTCCCGCTCCTGCTGCGGTACGTCCTGGAGACCTGCGACACCGTCGGACAGGCGCTGGAGAAGCTCGCCCCGATCCCGGTCGCCGTCCCGCAGAACATCACGCTCGTCGACGCCGAGCGCGCCGTGACCGCGTACCTGGGTCCCGACATCCCGCTGACCCTGGCGCCGGACGCGTGCGCCGCCAACCACCAGCACCTGCCGGTCCCGGCCGAGCAGGAGCGGGCCACCCGGACCGGGGCGCGCCTCGCGGCGGTGCGGGCGGCGGGCCCGGACGTGAGCGCCCTGCTGCGGCCGCCGCTGCACAAGGGCACGTACGACGACGGCCTCGGGACCGTCTACACCGCGCACTACGAGCCGGTCGCGGGCCGGGTGACCTACCACTGGCCGGACGGCACCGACTGGCCGCAGTCGTTCGCGTCCTTCGAGGCCGGCGAGCGCCGGGTGACGCTCGGCTAGAGCCCGCCCACGTCCCACACCCGGATCGTGCCGTCCGAGCCCGCCGTGGCCAGATGGCGGCCGTCGGAGTCGAAGCCCAGGGACGTGACGACGCCGAGGTGGCCCTGGAGTTCGCGCAGCCGGTGCGGCCCAGGACCCGTCGACCAGAGCTCGACGGCGCCGTCCGCCTCGGTGTCGTATCCGAGGCTGTCGGAGCGGGCCAGGGCGAGGACCGGCTGTGCGGGGTGGTGGGCGGCGGCCGTCGATCCCGGCAGCCGGGCCACGCGAGTCCACGTGCCGTCGCCGTCGCGGCGCCAGAGTTCGCCGCGCGCGTTGCCGGCCGCGTAGAAGGCGGTGCCGCCGGGGGCGACGGCCAGGACCTCGGCCCCGTAGTCGCCCCAGTCGTCGCGGCGGGTGATCGTCCGCCCCTTGCCGAAGCCGGGCCGCCGGTAGCGCACGACGGCCTCGCTGTTCGACAGGGCCAGCAGATCGCCGTCGGGCAGGAACACCGGCCACGCCGCCTGCACGGGCGCGTCGGACGCGGCGGGCGGCCGGATCACCGGGACCGTCCCGTCGGCGGTGATCCGCCACACCCCGAAGTCGCCGCTGCTGTCGACCAGCCCGGCGAGCCGTCGCCCGTCGGCGTCGACGGCCAGCTGGTACGTGGGGACGTCCGGCTTGTCAGGGGTCAGCCAGCGCTCCCCGCGCCGTTGCAGCAGGTGGTCCTCGCTGCCGACGGCCAGATACTGCCCGTCCGGGCTGAAGGCGACCGAGTGGACGGCGCTCCTCGGCACGCCTCCCTCGATGTCCTTCGCCGCTCGCCACGGGCCCGCCATCCGTTCCGCCCCGCCCAGCCGCGACCCCCGCCACAGGCGGCCTCGGTCGTCGCCCCACACGAGTTCCCCGCTGCCGGGCCGGAAGGCCACCGCCCGCATGCGGGCCGCGTCGGGTGCCGAGAAGACCAGACGGCTCGTGTCCCGGTCGCGGGTCAGGGCGACCGCGCCGCCGCCGGCCACGACGGCGACCCCGGCCGCGAGCAGCACCCGGCGCCGGACGACCGCGGGCGCGGTGCGCGGCGGTCCGGGGGCGGCCTCCACGTACGTGGGGC includes:
- a CDS encoding C45 family peptidase; translated protein: MGDGGDGRWAAHVRPMWPRAETWLTEEGRTPKGAARARTLFETHLPELVPVLDRLAPQLERPGADTVLTLAAARAFFAGCTQSGAPGTLVRNYDFTPDDCEGTVVRSHFLRPVIGMQEAGWGLLDGMNDAGLAVSLTFGGRLVHGPGFAFPLLLRYVLETCDTVGQALEKLAPIPVAVPQNITLVDAERAVTAYLGPDIPLTLAPDACAANHQHLPVPAEQERATRTGARLAAVRAAGPDVSALLRPPLHKGTYDDGLGTVYTAHYEPVAGRVTYHWPDGTDWPQSFASFEAGERRVTLG
- a CDS encoding YciI family protein, yielding MPRYLTMVRIDENNAPAEGPSDELMQRMGALIEEMTKAGVLLDTAGLTPTSQGKRVRYEKGEITVTDGPFTESKEVIGGYAILQAKDEAEVLEWTKRFLKVHEDHWTVTSEVREIAEG
- a CDS encoding RNA polymerase sigma factor, with the translated sequence MEAPRVIAAVTRIVRDVGIAEDLAQDALVAALEKWPGSGVPDNPGAWLTATAKHRAVDLVRRRENYARKLEEVGRATEFAYEEVGVATDPDDIDDDLLRLVFMSCHPVLSAEARVALTLRLLGGLTTAEIARAVLAPEATVAQRIVRAKRTLATRNVAFEVPYGPDREARLGSVLEVIYLIFNEGYAATAGDDYLRPGLCEDALRLARVLQSLMPKEPEVHGLAALLELQCSRSAARTAPDGTPVLLRDQSRGRWNPMLIRRGFAALTRAEAVSSGPPGPYALQAAIAACHARAYTYADTNWRQIAALYALLAARAPSPVIELNRAVAVSMTQGPQAALAIVDALCDEPALRDYHLLPSVRGDLLERLGRVAEAREEFARAASLTRNARERQLLLARSSPSGGTSRRRPGDREE
- a CDS encoding class I SAM-dependent methyltransferase → MPFDHNDHYHRLLLRHLPAHGRTALDVGCGTGRFARRLVARGYRVDALDRDPATLAAAEATGGGPRYRLADASRAELPPAHYDVISCLASLHHMPFTTLTRLRAALAPGGRLLVLGCYAGATAWDIAAIPANAGTRLAVYGVERARACPRPARGAGQGTGDDAARGADGGGTAPARQRGAPPPPLALPVDVRGAEVPRTSGELTCEFPKVRPWPHPHGDPSADPCARRSAPSTSGTAVTAGGPPTYGRCGPGPRPG